From a region of the Vidua macroura isolate BioBank_ID:100142 chromosome 3, ASM2450914v1, whole genome shotgun sequence genome:
- the KCNS3 gene encoding potassium voltage-gated channel subfamily S member 3: MVYGEFFRRPGKDTELINLNVGGFKQSVDQSTLLRFPHTRLGKLLKCHSEEAILELCDDYSVADKEYYFDRNPSLFRYVLNFYYTGKLHVMEELCVFSFCQEIEYWGINELFIDSCCSNRYQERKEEGPEKDWDQKSNDSMDSSNEESSIFDKELEKFDNLCFGEIRKKIWVRMENPAYCLSAKLIAVSSLSVVLASIVAMCIHSMPEFQRLDANDREIGDPVLEAVEITCIIWFTAELVIRLFTAPSQKKFWKKPLNIIDFVSIIPFYATLAVDTKEEESEDIENMGKVVQILRLMRIFRILKLARHSVGLRSLGATLRHSYQEVGLLLLFLSVGISIFSVLVYSVEKDDDSSELQSIPICWWWATISMTTVGYGDTYPVTLAGKLLGTLCIICGILVVALPITIIFNKFSKYYQKQKAIDRDQCNNDRKEKSNDLPYFNIRDIYAKKMHSFISSLSSVGIVVSDKDSTDASSIQDMEDVHNTVALENGTGK; encoded by the coding sequence ATGGTTTATGGTGAATTTTTCCGCAGACCTGGCAAAGATACAGAACTTATCAATTTGAATGTGGGTGGCTTTAAGCAATCTGTGGATCAAAGCACCTTGCTCCGATTTCCCCATACCAGACTCGGAAAACTTCTCAAGTGCCATTCAGAAGAGGCTATTCTAGAGCTGTGTGATGATTATAGTGTGGCAGACAAGGAATATTACTTTGACAGGAATCCTTCCTTGTTCCGATATGTTCTGAACTTTTACTATACAGGCAAACTTCACGTTATGGAAGAGCTTTGtgtcttttccttctgccagGAAATAGAGTACTGGGGGATAAATGAGCTGTTTATTGATTCCTGCTGCAGCAATCGGTACCAAGAACGGAAAGAGGAAGGTCCTGAAAAAGACTGGGATCAGAAGAGCAATGATAGTATGGACTCCTCCAATGAAGAGTCATCCATATTTGATAAAGAGCTAGAAAAGTTTGATAATCTGTGTTTTGgtgaaataagaaagaagatCTGGGTCAGGATGGAAAATCCTGCATACTGCTTGTCTGCCAAGTTAATTGCCGTGTCATCCCTGAGTGTTGTTCTGGCATCAATTGTGGCCATGTGCATTCATAGCATGCCAGAATTTCAAAGGCTGGATGCCAATGACAGGGAGATTGGAGACCCTGTGCTGGAAGCTGTGGAGATTACATGCATCATCTGGTTTACTGCTGAGCTAGTGATCAGGCTCTTCACTGCTCCAAGTCAAAAGAAGTTCTGGAAGAAACCACTGAACATCATTGATTTTGTATCTATTATCCCATTTTATGCCACATTGGCTGTGGACACgaaggaagaagaaagtgaagatATTGAAAACATGGGGAAAGTAGTTCAGATCCTGCGGTTAATGAGGATATTTCGCATCCTGAAACTGGCCAGGCACTCCGTAGGACTGCGGTCTTTAGGAGCCACTTTGAGACACAGCTACCAAGAAGTTGGacttctgcttctgtttttgTCAGTTgggatttctattttttcagtGCTTGTCTACTCAGTGGAGAAAGATGACGACTcatcagagctgcagagcatcCCTATTTGCTGGTGGTGGGCAACCATCAGCATGACCACTGTTGGTTATGGGGACACTTACCCAGTCACACTTGCTGGAAAGCTGCTCGGCACCCTCTGCATTATCTGTGGGATACTGGTGGTAGCACTTCCAATCACCATTATTTTCAATAAGTTTTCTAAGTACTACCAAAAGCAAAAAGCTATTGATAGAGACCAGTGCAACAATGATCgcaaagagaaaagcaatgaCCTACCCTATTTTAACATTAGGGATATTTATGCAAAAAAGATGCACTCCTTCATTTCTAGCCTTTCTTCAGTAGGAATTGTAGTCAGCGACAAAGATTCAACAGATGCCTCCAGTATCCAAGATATGGAGGATGTTCATAACACAGTAGCTTTAGAGAATGGTACAGGGAAATGA